A part of Rhodamnia argentea isolate NSW1041297 chromosome 8, ASM2092103v1, whole genome shotgun sequence genomic DNA contains:
- the LOC115735368 gene encoding flagellar radial spoke protein 5 isoform X3, translated as MAVTVHNPRFSNLTALKSAKPPAHSNAAARAGTRRLGSSSGVKCYQGQASQLENRRVTLKNGGDSLDICRVLNGMWQTSGGWGRIDRDEAVDAMLRYADAGLCTFDMADHYGPAEDLYGIFINRVRRERPPEFVDKIRGLTKWVPPPVKMTSGFVREAIDVSRKRMDVASLDMLQFHWWDYSNPGYLDALKHLTDLKEEGKIKTVALTNFDTERLEIILDHEIPVVSNQVQHSIIDMRPQQKMAELCQLAGVKLITYGTVMGGLLSEKFLDTNLSIPFAGPPLNTPSLQKYKRMVDAWGGWSQFQAVLQTLKKVASKHGVKIPTVAVKYILDQDPW; from the exons ATGGCCGTGACCGTACACAATCCGCGCTTCTCCAACCTCACCGCCCTCAAATCTGCCAAACCACCCGCCCACAGCAACGCCGCGGCTCGTGCCGGAACGCGCCGGCTCGGCTCCAGCTCCGGGGTCAAGTGCTACCAGGGCCAGGCAAGCCAGCTGGAGAACCGGCGGGTCACGCTGAAGAACGGCGGCGACTCGCTCGACATATGCAGGGTCCTCAACGGCATGTGGCAGACCAGCGGCGGGTGGGGCCGGATCGACCGGGATGAAGCCGTCGACGCCATGCTCCGCTACGCCGACGCCGGGCTCTGCACCTTCGACATGGCCGATCATT ATGGACCTGCTGAAGATTTGTATGGCATCTTCATCAATCGAGTTCGAAGGGAACGTCCTCCGGAATTCGTGGACAAGATCAGAGG GCTTACTAAATGGGTGCCGCCACCAGTTAAGATGACCAGTGGTTTTGTTAGGGAGGCTATCGATGTTTCAAGGAAGAGAATGGATGTAGCTTCGTTGGACATGCTTCAGTTTCATTG GTGGGACTATTCCAATCCTGGTTACCTTGATGCATTAAAGCACCTGACGGATCTGAAAGAAGAAG GTAAGATAAAAACTGTTGCTTTGACCAATTTTGATACGGAGAGATTAGAAATTATCCTTGACCATGAAATTCCGGTTGTTAGCAATCAG GTGCAACATTCAATCATTGACATGCGCCCTCAGCAGAAGATGGCAGAGCTTTGTCAACTTGCTGGGGTGAAACTTataac ATATGGCACAGTAATGGGTGGTCTCTTATCTGAGAAGTTCCTTGATACCAACTTGTCGATCCCATTTGCGGGCCCTCCATTAAACACTCCTTCCCTGCAGAAGTACAAAAGG ATGGTTGATGCATGGGGAGGGTGGAGTCAGTTCCAAGCTGTGCTTCAGACACTGAAGAAAGTAGCTTCAAAACATGGGGTCAAAATTCCCACTGTAGCTGTGAAATACATACTGGATCAA GATCCATGGTAG
- the LOC115735399 gene encoding uncharacterized protein LOC115735399 — translation MAKAMASLGMSWIVLFLALAMTQADPGAKQVKCQDKDYPLCYHVKLYCPATCLRTCKVDCASCLPVCTSGDDTGDDTPPTPRGDNSGDTGDDTPPPPPVTHRSPPPPSTPVLVPPPPSSSPHTATPPPPTPPLPTTVSSPPPPSTTTPPPPPPPSSEVSGAKIVRCKNRNYPQCYVLEQSCPSACASTCEVDCVTCKPVCSCNYPGAVCQDPRFIGGDGITFYFHGKKNRDFCLVSDSNLHINARFIGRRNANVRRDFTWVQSLGILFGSHNLFLGALKTSAWDDAADRLSLYLDGAPIALPQREGASWHSKTTPRISFTRYRDTNAIEIEVEKNFKIKAMVVPITRKDSLIHNYGITDEDCFAHLDLSFKFYALSGDVSGVLGQTYARNYVSRAKMGVAMPVLGGEREFASSGLFTADCAASRFVGQLAPWNSTESFEYADLECAGGVEDRGVVCKR, via the exons ATGGCTAAGGCAATGGCAAGCTTGGGCATGTCCTGGATAGTCCTCTTCCTAGCTCTGGCAATGACTCAGGCAGATCCAGGTGCCAAGCAAGTGAAGTGCCAGGACAAGGACTACCCACTTTGCTACCATGTGAAGCTCTATTGTCCTGCTACTTGTCTCAGGACTTGTAAGGTGGATTGTGCTTCCTGCCTACCTGTTTGCACCAGCGGCGACGACACCGGCGACGACACCCCACCTACTCCGCGGGGTGACAACAGCGGTGACACTGGCGATGACACCCCACCGCCCCCGCCGGTGACACATCGCTCCCCGCCGCCTCCATCCACTCCAGTCCTTGTCCCTCCCCCGCCATCCTCATCTCCCCACACCGCCACCCCCCCTCCTCCAACACCTCCGTTGCCCACCACtgtctcttctcctcctcccccaTCGACCACcacgccgcctcctcctccgcctccatCAAGCGAAGTATCGGGAGCGAAGATAGTGAGGTGCAAGAACAGGAATTACCCTCAATGCTACGTATTGGAGCAAAGCTGCCCCAGTGCTTGTGCATCTACCTGTGAGGTTGATTGTGTGACTTGCAAGCCAGTTTGCA GCTGCAACTATCCCGGCGCGGTGTGCCAGGACCCACGCTTCATCGGCGGCGACGGCATCACCTTCTACTTCCACGGCAAGAAGAACCGTGACTTCTGCCTTGTCTCCGACTCCAACCTCCACATCAACGCGCGCTTCATCGGCCGCCGCAATGCCAATGTGCGCCGTGACTTCACCTGGGTCCAGTCCCTTGGTATCCTCTTCGGCTCCCACAACCTCTTCCTCGGCGCGCTCAAGACCTCAGCTTGGGACGATGCTGCCGACCGCCTCTCCCTCTACCTTGACGGCGCCCCCATCGCCCTCCCTCAACGCGAGGGCGCCTCGTGGCACTCCAAGACCACCCCACGCATCTCATTCACAAGGTACCGCGACACAAACGCTATCGAAATCGAAGTGGAGAAGAACTTCAAAATCAAGGCCATGGTCGTCCCGATCACCCGGAAGGACTCGTTGATCCACAACTACGGAATAACCGACGAAGATTGCTTCGCTCACTTGGACTTGAGCTTCAAGTTCTACGCATTGAGCGGCGACGTGAGCGGCGTCCTGGGGCAGACCTACGCGAGGAACTACGTAAGCAGGGCCAAGATGGGCGTCGCGATGCCAGTGCTGGGAGGCGAGAGGGAGTTCGCATCGTCAGGCCTTTTCACCGCCGACTGCGCGGCATCCCGGTTCGTCGGCCAGTTGGCGCCGTGGAACTCGACCGAGAGTTTTGAGTACGCTGACCTCGAGTGCGCTGGCGGAGTAGAGGACCGCGGAGTCGTGTGCAAGAGATAA
- the LOC115735369 gene encoding uncharacterized protein LOC115735369 — translation MDVDSKPMMEETILVGDDLMMGPPSPLIPPEIASHVLEGVELCDGILRNLFLCLQLNDIEPFCQDEIALYRECADKRDKELRQRLQDSEHKLGLSMPFDMAKERADQLQSEVTSLERRLILASGVEGMEGFRQRWSLHGRLTDTKRRLESLNEGIDNRKKDEPVERAPSKRWFFW, via the exons ATGGATG TTGATTCAAAGCCTATGATGGAGGAGACAATATTAGTCGGTGATGACTTGATGATGGGACCTCCTTCACCCCTTATCCCACCAGAAATTGCCTCTCATGTGCTTGAAGGTGTTGAATTGTGTGATGGCATTCTGAGAAATCTGTTTCTGT GCTTGCAATTAAATGATATTGAGCCCTTTTGTCAAGATGAGATTGCTTTGTATCGAGAATGCGCAGACAAGAGG GACAAGGAATTGAGACAGAGGCTTCAAGATAGCGAGCACAAATTGGGATTGTCAATGCCATTTGACATGGCCAAGGAAAGAGCTGATCAGCTTCAATCAGAAGTCACGTCTTTAGAGAG GCGTCTAATTCTTGCTAGTGGAGTCGAAGGCATGGAAGGATTTCGCCAGAGATGGAGTCTGCATGGTCGCCTTACAGATACAAA GCGAAGATTGGAGTCTCTAAACGAGGGGATTGATAATAGAAAGAAGGACGAGCCTGTTGAAAGAGCACCATCCAAGAGATGGTTCTTTTGGTGA
- the LOC115735364 gene encoding cytochrome P450 94C1: MESGSSSSCLFQSVQTTFFLLFLSFTLLFSVFSFLIYVFRLKPLCGCDVCAAYLSASWTKEFDNLCDWYTHLLRKSPTGTIHVHVLGNVVTANPDNVEHMLRTRFDNYPKGKPFSAILGDLLGRGIFNVDGDSWMFQRKMASLELGSVSIRAYAFEVVASEIKNRLVPLLSSVCGKDDGVLDLQDVFRRFSFDSICKFSFGLDPGCLNLSLPVSEFAEAFDAASRLSAERAMSPSPLVWRIKRLLNVGSERRLREAIKTINALADGVIKQKREMGPSKDHNDLLSRFMTTIDDDKYLRDIVVSFLLAGRDTVASGLTSFFWLLSQNPEVRDAIREESDRVLGQTSDGLASFDQMRKMHYLQAALYECMRLFPPVQFDSKYAQDDDVLPDATWVKKGTRVTYHPYAMGRMEGLWGPDCLEFRPRRWLTRGGVFSPESPYKYPVFQAGVRVCLGKEMALVEMKTVALALVRRFDVQVANGHCGPRFAPGLTATIRGGLPVVIEERSVASTG, encoded by the coding sequence ATGGAGTCTGGGTCTTCCTCTTCTTGCCTTTTCCAGTCCGTCCAGAccaccttcttcctcctcttcctctccttcaccCTCCTCTTCTCCGTCTTCTCGTTCTTGATCTACGTCTTCAGGCTCAAGCCGCTCTGCGGCTGCGACGTGTGCGCGGCATACTTGAGCGCGAGCTGGACCAAGGAGTTCGACAACCTCTGCGACTGGTACACCCACCTCCTCCGGAAGTCCCCCACCGGGACCATCCACGTCCACGTCCTCGGCAACGTCGTCACCGCGAACCCGGACAACGTCGAGCACATGCTCCGCACGAGGTTCGACAACTACCCCAAGGGCAAGCCCTTCTCCGCCATCCTAGGCGACCTCCTGGGCCGAGGGATCTTCAACGTCGACGGCGATTCGTGGATGTTTCAGAGGAAGATGGCCAGCCTGGAGCTCGGGAGCGTGTCGATACGCGCGTACGCTTTTGAGGTCGTGGCGTCGGAGATAAAGAACCGCCTCGTCCCGCTGTTGTCGTCGGTCTGCGGGAAAGATGACGGCGTTTTGGATTTGCAGGACGTATTCAGACGTTTCTCTTTCGACAGCATATGTAAGTTCTCGTTCGGGTTGGACCCGGGCTGCCTGAATCTGTCGCTGCCTGTGTCGGAGTTTGCAGAGGCGTTCGATGCGGCGTCGAGGCTGTCAGCAGAGCGGGCGATGAGCCCTTCGCCACTGGTCTGGAGAATCAAGCGGCTGCTCAACGTCGGCAGCGAGAGGAGGCTCAGGGAGGCCATCAAGACAATCAACGCCCTCGCTGACGGGGTGATCAAGCAAAAGCGAGAAATGGGTCCTTCGAAAGATCACAACGATCTTCTATCGAGATTCATGACAACCATCGACGACGATAAGTACTTGAGGGACATCGTCGTGAGCTTCCTTCTGGCGGGGCGCGACACGGTGGCGTCCGGGTTGACCAGCTTCTTCTGGCTGCTGTCGCAGAACCCAGAGGTCAGGGACGCCATAAGGGAGGAATCGGACCGGGTCCTGGGCCAGACCAGCGACGGCCTCGCGAGCTTCGACCAGATGCGCAAGATGCACTACTTGCAAGCGGCTCTGTACGAGTGCATGAGGCTGTTCCCGCCGGTCCAGTTCGATTCCAAGTACGCGCAGGACGACGACGTGTTGCCGGACGCGACGTGGGTCAAGAAGGGGACGAGGGTCACGTACCACCCGTACGCCATGGGCCGGATGGAGGGGCTGTGGGGCCCGGACTGCCTCGAGTTCAGGCCACGGCGGTGGCTGACTAGGGGCGGGGTCTTCTCACCCGAGAGCCCGTACAAGTACCCGGTATTCCAGGCCGGGGTTCGGGTTTGCCTGGGCAAGGAGATGGCCCTGGTGGAGATGAAGACCGTCGCGCTCGCCCTGGTCCGGCGGTTCGATGTCCAGGTCGCAAACGGTCATTGCGGGCCCCGCTTCGCGCCCGGGCTCACCGCCACCATCAGAGGGGGGTTGCCGGTGGTGATTGAAGAGAGATCAGTCGCTTCAACGGGATGA
- the LOC115735363 gene encoding proteinaceous RNase P 2, protein MDAPHPSGHLKSHKKSKKNQTPEINFQINLNSFSKTKDLPGAIALYEEAAKSQSVRFNQHHFNALLYICSNSVADPSLRGSALDYGFRIYEHMESCKIAPNEATITAVARLAAARGDGDYAFGFVRTMGERGIAPRLRTYDPALYCFCGILEADKAYEVEEHMRRVGLSLEEPELSALLRVSAETGREERVYEYLHKLRDCVRCVSEGTAKLVESWFCGEKAVDVGDVNFDQTQVKDVVLRNGGGFHGLGWIGKGNWVVRRGNVDENGVCSCCGEQLACVDIDDWETESFASSIAALACERETKANFSEFQDWLEMHADRESIVDGANIGLYQQNFADGGFSVPQLDAVVKELYGRSKGKWPLVVLHNKRLKGLMETSPHKQLLQEWIDKGVLYTTPSGSNDDWYWLYAAVRLRCLLVTNDEMRDHIFELLGSKLFSKWKERHQVRYTFVKGSPVLIMPLSFSPVIQESEKGSWHVPVEDNSNEEIVRTWVCITRRRVCESSNGDLASKESPEGSNNFLNDHKLLNSCKPEPTTKGSNTLGSVGFSQDCMDNTNAITRKRKERSLSPSPVASSS, encoded by the exons ATGGACGCTCCCCATCCATCAGGCCACCTCAAATCCCataaaaagagcaaaaagaacCAAACCCCTGAAATCAATTTCCAGATCAACCTCAATTCGTTCTCCAAAACCAAAGATTTACCAGGCGCAATCGCCTTGTACGAGGAAGCCGCGAAATCGCAGAGCGTCCGCTTCAATCAGCACCATTTCAATGCCCTCCTCTACATCTGCTCCAACTCCGTGGCCGACCCTTCGCTCAGAGGGTCGGCTTTGGATTACGGATTTCGGATTTACGAGCACATGGAGTCCTGCAAAATAGCCCCCAATGAAGCCACGATCACCGCGGTCGCGAGGCTCGCCGCGGCGAGGGGGGACGGCGATTATGCTTTTGGGTTTGTTAGGACGATGGGGGAGCGCGGAATCGCGCCTCGGCTGCGCACGTATGATCCGGCATTGTATTGCTTCTGCGGGATTTTGGAGGCTGACAAGGCCTATGAGGTGGAGGAGCACATGCGACGTGTTGGGCTGAGTTTGGAGGAGCCGGAGCTCTCGGCTCTGTTGAGGGTAAGCGCCGAGACAGGTAGAGAGGAGAGGGTTTATGAGTATCTGCATAAGTTGAGGGACTGTGTCAGGTGCGTGAGCGAAGGGACTGCCAAGTTAGTCGAGAGTTGGTTTTGCGGAGAGAAGGCTGTTGACGTCGGTGATGTGAATTTCGATCAAACTCAGGTTAAAGATGTGGTTCTGAGGAATGGAGGAGGATTTCATGGTCTTGGGTGGATTGGGAAGGGAAACTGGGTAGTGAGAAGAGGTAATGTGGACGAAAATGGGGTTTGTAGCTGCTGCGGAGAGCAACTGGCATGTGTGGATATCGATGATTGGGAAACTGAGAGTTTTGCTAGTTCTATTGCAGCATTGGCCTGTGAAAGGGAGACAAAGGCAAATTTTAGTGAGTTTCAG GATTGGCTTGAAATGCATGCTGATCGTGAGTCCATTGTCGATGGAGCAAACATTGGCCTCTATCAACAGAATTTTGCAGATGGTGGCTTCAGTGTTCCTCAG CTTGATGCCGTTGTGAAAGAACTGTATGGAAGGAGCAAAGGCAAATGGCCACTTGTTGTCTTGCACAATAAGCGCCTTAAAGGTCTTATGGAAACTTCTCCCCACAAACAGCTGCTTCAGGAGTGGATAGATAAGGGTGTTTTGTACACAACACCAAGTGGATCTAATGATGATTG GTATTGGCTTTATGCTGCTGTGAGGCTGAGGTGTCTTCTTGTGACGAATGATGAAATGCGAGATCACATTTTTGAACTCCTTGGAAGCAAATTATTTTCCAAGTGGAAAGAGAGACATCAG GTTCGGTACACATTTGTAAAAGGTAGTCCAGTGCTTATAATGCCACTCTCATTTTCTCCAGTCATCCAG GAATCTGAGAAAGGGTCTTGGCATGTACCTGTCGAGGATAACAGCAATGAGGAAATTGTAAGAACTTGGGTATGCATTACCAGGCGAAGAGTCTGCGAGAGTTCCAATGGAGATTTAGCAAGTAAAGAATCTCCTGAAGGTAGCAATAATTTCCTTAACGATCATAAACTATTGAATTCATGCAAACCAGAACCTACTACGAAGGGCAGCAATACACTAGGCAGCGTCGGTTTTTCTCAGGATTGCATGGATAATACAAATGCCATCACacgtaaaagaaaagagaggtcTTTATCTCCTTCGCCAGTGGCGTCTTCCTCTTAG
- the LOC115735365 gene encoding fatty acyl-CoA reductase 3-like, with protein sequence MEMGSLIQFLENKTILVTGATGFLAKIFLEKILRVQPNVKKLFLLLRASDAKAAAHRFHNEVIGKDLFRVLKEKCGPDLKALVTEKVTLVPGDISHDDLGIKDPDLRQQMLDQIDAIVNLAANTKFDERYDVALGINALGAKHVVNFAKECGKVEVLVHVSTAYVCGEKGGLIQEEPYQMGETLNGVAGLDIDSETKVVEEKLNELRADGATEEAITLAMKDLGIQRATRYGWPNTYVFTKAMGEMLVGQLKENLPLVILRPTIITSTFKEPFPGWVEGVRTIDSLAVGYGKGKLTCFLGDMKSIIDIIPADMVVNSIIAAMAAHVNQPGKVIYQMGSSVRNPLKFCNLRDYGLKYFTKHPWINKDGKPVKVGPVKVLASMASFRRYMAIRYLLLLKGLELANAAFCKYFQGTYMDLNRKIKFVMRLIELYRPYLFFEGVFDDMNTEKLRIAARETGTESDVFYFDPKCIDWEDYFTNIHIPGVVKYVFK encoded by the exons ATGGAGATGGGAAGTTTGATCCAGTTTCTGGAGAACAAGACCATTTTAGTCACCGGTGCAACTGGGTTTCTTGCCAAGA TCTTTCTGGAGAAGATCTTGAGGGTTCAACcaaatgtgaagaagcttttccTTCTGTTGAGAGCTTCAGATGCTAAAGCAGCTGCTCACCGTTTCCATAACGAG GTCATCGGTAAGGACTTGTTCAGAGTGCTCAAGGAAAAATGCGGGCCGGATCTCAAGGCGCTCGTCACGGAAAAGGTGACCCTCGTCCCTGGGGACATCTCCCACGACGATCTGGGCATCAAAGACCCCGATCTCCGGCAGCAGATGTTGGATCAGATTGACGCGATCGTCAATTTAGCCGCGAACACCAAGTTCGACGAGAG ATATGATGTTGCTCTGGGCATCAACGCCTTGGGGGCTAAGCATGTGGTCAACTTTGCTAAGGAATGTGGCAAAGTAGAGGTGCTGGTCCACGTGTCGACTG CCTATGTATGCGGAGAGAAGGGGGGCCTCATACAAGAGGAGCCCTACCAGATGGGAGAGACCCTGAATGGCGTCGCCGGACTTGACATCGACTCGGAGACGAAAGTGGTGGAAGAGAAGCTGAATGAACTCCGGGCCGACGGAGCCACGGAGGAAGCAATTACTTTGGCCATGAAAGACTTGGGCATTCAAAG ggCAACGAGGTACGGATGGCCAAACACATATGTGTTCACAAAGGCAATGGGGGAGATGCTGGTCGGGCAGTTGAAAGAGAATTTGCCTCTGGTCATCTTGCGCCCCACCATCATCACCAGCACTTTCAAAGAGCCTTTCCCCGGTTGGGTTGAAGGTGTGAG AACGATCGATAGCCTTGCCGTCGGCTATGGGAAAGGGAAGCTAACGTGCTTTCTCGGCGATATGAAGAGCATTATCGATATC ATACCGGCGGACATGGTGGTGAACTCCATCATAGCGGCCATGGCGGCACACGTGAATCAACCCGGCAAGGTGATTTATCAGATGGGGTCGTCGGTGAGAAACCCCCTGAAATTCTGCAATCTCAGAGATTACGGGCTAAAGTACTTCACAAAGCACCCATGGATTAACAAGGACGGGAAGCCCGTGAAAGTCGGTCCGGTCAAAGTGTTGGCCAGCATGGCCAGCTTCCGCCGGTACATGGCCATCCGATACTTGCTTTTGCTCAAG GGACTCGAATTGGCCAACGCAGCATTCTGCAAATATTTCCAGGGGACTTACATGGATCTGAACAGGAAAATCAAGTTCGTGATGCGGCTCATCGAACTCTACAGACCATACTTGTTCTTCGAGGGCGT CTTCGACGACATGAACACAGAGAAGTTGCGAATAGCAGCAAGAGAGACTGGCACAGAATCGGATGTCTTCTACTTCGACCCCAAATGCATCGATTGGGAGGACTACTTCACGAACATTCACATTCCCGGTGTCGTCAAATACGTCTTCAAGTGA
- the LOC115735368 gene encoding flagellar radial spoke protein 5 isoform X2 translates to MAELLQHPCSKFIFSSSKIEWNAKRETRARSSYPRSRTFMCVLTDDKHRTVVRKGNDSIDICRVVNGMWQTSGGWGRMDRDNAVDAMLQYADAGLNTFDMADIYGPAEDLYGIFINRVRRERPPEFVDKIRGLTKWVPPPVKMTSGFVREAIDVSRKRMDVASLDMLQFHWWDYSNPGYLDALKHLTDLKEEGKIKTVALTNFDTERLEIILDHEIPVVSNQVQHSIIDMRPQQKMAELCQLAGVKLITYGTVMGGLLSEKFLDTNLSIPFAGPPLNTPSLQKYKRMVDAWGGWSQFQAVLQTLKKVASKHGVKIPTVAVKYILDQPAVAGSMVGVRLGLSEHIKDSNDIFSLVLDEEDVASIQEVSKRGRDLLKVIGDCGDEYRRA, encoded by the exons ATGGCAGAGTTGTTGCAGCACCCATGTAGCAAATTCATCTTCAGTTCAAGCAAAATAGAGTGGAATGCCAAAAGAGAAACCAGGGCGAGAAGTTCTTACCCAAGATCGAGAACTTTCATGTGTGTGCTAACTGACGATAAGCATCGAACCGTGGTTAGAAAAGGGAATGATTCGATAGATATTTGCCGGGTTGTCAACGGGATGTGGCAGACGAGTGGTGGATGGGGTAGAATGGACAGAGATAATGCAGTCGATGCCATGCTTCAATATGCTGATGCCGGACTTAACACCTTTGACATGGCTGATATAT ATGGACCTGCTGAAGATTTGTATGGCATCTTCATCAATCGAGTTCGAAGGGAACGTCCTCCGGAATTCGTGGACAAGATCAGAGG GCTTACTAAATGGGTGCCGCCACCAGTTAAGATGACCAGTGGTTTTGTTAGGGAGGCTATCGATGTTTCAAGGAAGAGAATGGATGTAGCTTCGTTGGACATGCTTCAGTTTCATTG GTGGGACTATTCCAATCCTGGTTACCTTGATGCATTAAAGCACCTGACGGATCTGAAAGAAGAAG GTAAGATAAAAACTGTTGCTTTGACCAATTTTGATACGGAGAGATTAGAAATTATCCTTGACCATGAAATTCCGGTTGTTAGCAATCAG GTGCAACATTCAATCATTGACATGCGCCCTCAGCAGAAGATGGCAGAGCTTTGTCAACTTGCTGGGGTGAAACTTataac ATATGGCACAGTAATGGGTGGTCTCTTATCTGAGAAGTTCCTTGATACCAACTTGTCGATCCCATTTGCGGGCCCTCCATTAAACACTCCTTCCCTGCAGAAGTACAAAAGG ATGGTTGATGCATGGGGAGGGTGGAGTCAGTTCCAAGCTGTGCTTCAGACACTGAAGAAAGTAGCTTCAAAACATGGGGTCAAAATTCCCACTGTAGCTGTGAAATACATACTGGATCAA CCTGCGGTAGCAGGATCCATGGTAGGTGTTAGACTCGGTCTATCGGAACATATTAAGGATTCGAACGATATATTTTCCCTTGTTCTCGACGAGGAGGATGTAGCCAGCATACAGGAAGTTTCCAAAAGAGGTAGAGATCTTCTTAAAGTGATTGGTGACTGTGGAGATGAGTACAGGCGTGCGTGA
- the LOC115735368 gene encoding flagellar radial spoke protein 5 isoform X1 produces MAVTVHNPRFSNLTALKSAKPPAHSNAAARAGTRRLGSSSGVKCYQGQASQLENRRVTLKNGGDSLDICRVLNGMWQTSGGWGRIDRDEAVDAMLRYADAGLCTFDMADHYGPAEDLYGIFINRVRRERPPEFVDKIRGLTKWVPPPVKMTSGFVREAIDVSRKRMDVASLDMLQFHWWDYSNPGYLDALKHLTDLKEEGKIKTVALTNFDTERLEIILDHEIPVVSNQVQHSIIDMRPQQKMAELCQLAGVKLITYGTVMGGLLSEKFLDTNLSIPFAGPPLNTPSLQKYKRMVDAWGGWSQFQAVLQTLKKVASKHGVKIPTVAVKYILDQPAVAGSMVGVRLGLSEHIKDSNDIFSLVLDEEDVASIQEVSKRGRDLLKVIGDCGDEYRRA; encoded by the exons ATGGCCGTGACCGTACACAATCCGCGCTTCTCCAACCTCACCGCCCTCAAATCTGCCAAACCACCCGCCCACAGCAACGCCGCGGCTCGTGCCGGAACGCGCCGGCTCGGCTCCAGCTCCGGGGTCAAGTGCTACCAGGGCCAGGCAAGCCAGCTGGAGAACCGGCGGGTCACGCTGAAGAACGGCGGCGACTCGCTCGACATATGCAGGGTCCTCAACGGCATGTGGCAGACCAGCGGCGGGTGGGGCCGGATCGACCGGGATGAAGCCGTCGACGCCATGCTCCGCTACGCCGACGCCGGGCTCTGCACCTTCGACATGGCCGATCATT ATGGACCTGCTGAAGATTTGTATGGCATCTTCATCAATCGAGTTCGAAGGGAACGTCCTCCGGAATTCGTGGACAAGATCAGAGG GCTTACTAAATGGGTGCCGCCACCAGTTAAGATGACCAGTGGTTTTGTTAGGGAGGCTATCGATGTTTCAAGGAAGAGAATGGATGTAGCTTCGTTGGACATGCTTCAGTTTCATTG GTGGGACTATTCCAATCCTGGTTACCTTGATGCATTAAAGCACCTGACGGATCTGAAAGAAGAAG GTAAGATAAAAACTGTTGCTTTGACCAATTTTGATACGGAGAGATTAGAAATTATCCTTGACCATGAAATTCCGGTTGTTAGCAATCAG GTGCAACATTCAATCATTGACATGCGCCCTCAGCAGAAGATGGCAGAGCTTTGTCAACTTGCTGGGGTGAAACTTataac ATATGGCACAGTAATGGGTGGTCTCTTATCTGAGAAGTTCCTTGATACCAACTTGTCGATCCCATTTGCGGGCCCTCCATTAAACACTCCTTCCCTGCAGAAGTACAAAAGG ATGGTTGATGCATGGGGAGGGTGGAGTCAGTTCCAAGCTGTGCTTCAGACACTGAAGAAAGTAGCTTCAAAACATGGGGTCAAAATTCCCACTGTAGCTGTGAAATACATACTGGATCAA CCTGCGGTAGCAGGATCCATGGTAGGTGTTAGACTCGGTCTATCGGAACATATTAAGGATTCGAACGATATATTTTCCCTTGTTCTCGACGAGGAGGATGTAGCCAGCATACAGGAAGTTTCCAAAAGAGGTAGAGATCTTCTTAAAGTGATTGGTGACTGTGGAGATGAGTACAGGCGTGCGTGA